The following are from one region of the Nicotiana tabacum cultivar K326 chromosome 3, ASM71507v2, whole genome shotgun sequence genome:
- the LOC107767575 gene encoding uncharacterized protein LOC107767575 isoform X1 → MNDAPHDSTDQLFFRGFDNEDFDLVYEEAPLASFRVPAPIGSQVFSPVVATTTPPVDVFTSSTIPIANTSRVEIGSSSSNRMMKIVTIEVPEDGNLLKTSGQADIWLNPLIGLVQKSKLESHSSLRWMNDVVHSSLKINLTGTELMKRIVNTEQLVNDYRKEADNWREQ, encoded by the exons ATGAATGATGCACCTCATGACTCTACCGATCAATTATTTTTCCGTGGGTTTGATAATGAAGATTTTGACCTTGTTTATGAAGAAGCACCTCTCGCCTCCTTTCGAGTGCCTGCTCCTATTGGTTCTCAAGTTTTTTCTCCTGTCGTTGCTACTACTACTCCTCCCGTGGATGTTTTCACTTCCTCAACTATCCCTATTGCTAACACTTCTCGTGTTGAAATTGGTTCTTCTAGTAGCAATAGGATGATGAAAATAGTTACCATTGAAGTCCCCGAGGACGGTAATCTTTTGAAAACGTCTGGTCAAGCCGATATATGGCTAAACCCTCTAATTGGCCTAGTTCAGAAGTCTAAGTTGGAAAGCCACAGTTCTTTAAGATGGATGAATGATGTTGTTCATTCATCTTTGAAG ATCAACTTGACAGGCACAGAGCTTATGAAGAGAATTGTCAATACTGAGCAGTTGGTCAACGATTATCGTAAGGAAGCAGACAACTGGAGGGAACAGTAA
- the LOC107767578 gene encoding dammarenediol 12-hydroxylase-like, with the protein MVFLLGNSLLFSFLLYYYFINKRKLPHSRQAAANDLPPGSFGWPFVGETLDYLSNVKNGSLVKFLTQRRSKYSSNIFSTSLIGHPMVILSGAKGNKFLFSNENKLVQVWWPSSIDRIFPKTHKKANHEDFASTRKLLSAPLRSESLQRFVGVADDILRRHLQTDWNRPQIKVLPAVRKCIYSHWTANYS; encoded by the coding sequence ATGGTTTTCCTTCTTGGTAACagccttctcttttcttttcttctatatTACTATTTCATTAACAAAAGAAAGCTGCCACATTCAAGACAAGCTGCTGCTAATGATCTTCCTCCAGGAAGTTTTGGGTGGCCTTTTGTGGGTGAAACGTTGGATTATTTGTCCAATGTCAAAAATGGGAGCCTAGTCAAGTTTCTAACACAAAGAAGGAGCAAATactcttcaaatattttcagcACCTCATTGATTGGGCATCCAATGGTGATCTTATCTGGTGCCAAGGGCAACAAGTTTCTATTCTCAAATGAGAATAAGCTAGTCCAAGTCTGGTGGCCGAGTTCTATTGACAGAATATTTCCCAAGACTCATAAGAAAGCTAATCACGAGGACTTTGCAAGCACGCGCAAATTGCTATCAGCGCCTCTCAGATCAGAGTCTCTTCAAAGATTTGTAGGCGTAGCCGATGATATTTTGAGACGCCATCTTCAGACGGACTGGAATCGCCCACAAATTAAGGTTTTACCTGCAGTTAGGAAGTGCATATATTCTCATTGGACTGCAAATTATTCCTAA
- the LOC107767574 gene encoding transcription factor AS1-like, which translates to MKERQRWRPEEDALLGAYVKQYGPKEWNLISKRMGRTLDRDPKSCLERWKNYLKPGIKKGSLTPEEQNLVISLQAKYGNKWKKIAAEVPGRTAKRLGKWWEVFKEKQLKQLQKSQKLQDYADPPSISAVSGGGSPEGAVSGKYDHILETFAEKYVQPKIFAFQPPLPLPAINIMPNLEPPPVLSLNPAAMNEPVNSTTIPPWMNSAANASSSAPSPSVSLTLTPSEPVLRVHEQVQPEYGLTSRFYPVPQLGTLIQYCKELEEGRQNWVQHKKEATWRLNRLEQQLESEKARKRREKTEEIEAKRRCLREEEMAFIERMEREYKDQLSALQRDAEAKEAKLIEAWGSKQLKLAKLIEQSGFHSHVNGVGNIVSQDKH; encoded by the coding sequence ATGAAGGAGCGTCAAAGGTGGCGGCCAGAAGAAGACGCACTGTTAGGAGCTTACGTGAAGCAATATGGACCTAAAGAATGGAACCTCATTTCTAAACGCATGGGTAGAACTCTTGACAGGGACCCAAAATCATGCCTTGAACGTTGGAAAAACTACTTGAAACCAGGGATAAAGAAAGGATCTTTAACCCCAGAAGAACAAAATCTTGTCATTTCTCTTCAGGCAAAGTACGGTAATAAGTGGAAGAAAATTGCAGCTGAAGTCCCTGGTCGTACTGCTAAAAGATTAGGCAAGTGGTGGGAAGTTTTCAAAGAGAAACAGCTTAAGCAGCTTCAGAAATCACAGAAACTTCAAGATTACGCTGATCCACCGTCTATTTCCGCCGTCTCCGGTGGTGGGTCGCCGGAGGGAGCAGTTTCCGGGAAGTACGATCATATTTTGGAGACTTTTGCAGAGAAGTACGTGCAGCCAAAGATATTTGCTTTTCAGCCTCCTTTGCCTTTGCCAGCTATTAATATCATGCCAAATCTTGAACCGCCACCGGTTCTGTCTTTAAACCCTGCTGCTATGAATGAACCGGTGAATTCCACCACTATTCCACCGTGGATGAACTCAGCAGCTAATGCATCATCTTCTGCTCCATCTCCTTCTGTTAGTCTCACCCTTACACCGTCTGAACCGGTGTTGCGTGTGCATGAACAGGTGCAACCGGAATATGGTTTGACAAGCCGGTTTTATCCGGTTCCGCAACTGGGCACCCTAATCCAGTACTGCAAAGAGCTGGAAGAAGGAAGACAGAACTGGGTACAGCATAAAAAGGAGGCAACTTGGAGACTGAACCGGCTGGAGCAACAGCTAGAGTCAGAGAAAGCtagaaaaaggagagagaaaacGGAGGAAATAGAAGCAAAGAGGAGGTGTTTACGTGAAGAGGAAATGGCTTTTATTGAAAGAATGGAGAGGGAATATAAAGATCAACTCAGTGCATTACAGAGAGATGCAGAGGCTAAAGAAGCAAAGTTAATTGAAGCTTGGGGTAGTAAGCAATTGAAGTTGGCTAAACTTATTGAACAAAGTGGATTTCATAGTCATGTTAATGGGGTTGGAAATATTGTATCCCAGGACAAGCATTAG
- the LOC107767572 gene encoding geranylgeranyl pyrophosphate synthase 7, chloroplastic-like translates to MSILKGVTHNLANLSKRAAPSRSRSAGTKLLLSSQETAEALFLPKVRAFCNSRDIAKNEAEVIKSENTFREAGKTKTVFDFKSYMYQKINSVNRALDAAVPLREPLKFHEAMRYSLLSEGKRVCPVLCIAACELVGGQESTAMPAACGMEMIHAMCMMHDDLPCMDNDNLRRGKLANHKVFGENVTVLAGYSLVALAFEHMATATKGVHPKTMVRAIGELARLIGPEGAAAGQVLDLLSGGESDTGLEELEYIHRHKTADFAEAAVIVGAMVGGATDEEINRLRKFSQCIGLLFQVVDDILDVTKSSEQLGKTAGKDLLANKLTYPKMIGIEKSKEYAQNLSKEAKEQLVGFDPEKAAPLLAMADFVLHRQK, encoded by the coding sequence ATGTCTATTCTAAAAGGAGTAACCCACAATCTTGCAAATCTTAGTAAAAGAGCTGCTCCAAGTAGATCCAGATCTGCAGGAACAAAGTTGCTTCTTTCTTCACAGGAAACAGCAGAAGCTCTATTCCTCCCAAAAGTAAGAGCCTTTTGTAATAGCAGGGATATTGCCAAGAATGAAGCTGAAGTTATCAAAAGTGAAAACACATTCAGAGAAGCTGGAAAGACAAAAACTGTCTTTGATTTCAAAAGTTACATGTATCAAAAGATCAACTCAGTCAATCGAGCCTTAGATGCTGCTGTCCCACTCAGAGAACCCCTCAAGTTCCATGAAGCAATGAGATATTCGCTCCTTTCCGAAGGCAAGCGGGTTTGCCCTGTACTCTGCATAGCTGCCTGTGAGCTTGTTGGTGGCCAAGAATCAACAGCGATGCCTGCTGCTTGCGGAATGGAGATGATACACGCTATGTGTATGATGCACGACGACCTTCCCTGCATGGACAACGATAATCTCCGTCGAGGTAAGCTCGCTAATCACAAGGTATTTGGCGAAAATGTCACTGTTCTAGCTGGTTATTCCCTTGTTGCCTTAGCATTTGAGCATATGGCAACAGCCACTAAAGGGGTGCACCCGAAAACAATGGTTCGTGCTATCGGAGAACTAGCAAGGTTGATTGGGCCAGAGGGGGCAGCGGCTGGCCAGGTACTTGACTTGCTGTCTGGAGGTGAATCTGATACTGGATTAGAAGAGCTCGAGTATATTCATCGTCACAAGACAGCAGACTTTGCAGAGGCCGCGGTCATTGTAGGAGCAATGGTTGGTGGTGCAACCGATGAGGAAATTAATAGACTCAGAAAGTTCTCTCAGTGTATTGGGCTGCTGTTTCAGGTTGTGGATGACATTCTTGATGTGACTAAATCCTCTGAGCAATTAGGAAAGACAGCAGGGAAGGATTTGTTGGCAAACAAGTTGACGTACCCAAAGATGATTGGCATTGAAAAGTCCAAAGAATATGCTCAAAACCTTAGCAAGGAAGCTAAGGAGCAGCTTGTTGGTTTTGATCCAGAAAAGGCAGCTCCATTACTTGCTATGGCAGATTTCGTTCTTCATCGGCAAAAATGA